TGCTGTTGACGGGGGGCGTGGCGCAAATTCCCTCGCCACAAAACGTCAGGTCTGTGGGATCGCAGGGCGTACCGTCCCTCTCTCCACCACGACAGGAGAACTGCCCCCATTCCGGGTCGTTCGGTGGTGTTTTACCGGTGTACAAACTCACGATCAGGTGATGGCTCAACGGATCCTGCCGGATCTCGTTCCGCCTGTAGCGGAAGGTATCGCCATTCGGGCCGCGAAACTGCGGCGGCACTTGGTCGCTCACGTCGTAGTAACTGACAAAGCAAGTTTCCCTCTCGGAGTGCGGCGCCAGAGTGTACGGGGGCATGCGAATCTGAATTCCCTGGCCCGGAGGCGGCGGATCCAAGGGCTTGATGGCGATCGGCTCCGGAGGCGGCAGGCAAGCATCGAGAAGTTCCCCGGTACCCGCTACGACCCCCTCGCGTGGGGCACCTGCTTCGATCCAGCGGCGAATGGCTTCGAGTTCGTCGCGGCTCAACGCCGGCAAGGGGTCGAGCGGCATCGGTCGCAACGGTGCCTGATACTGATTCGGAAGAGTTTTCGCCGCGAGATTGATGAACAACAGGCTCAAGTCGCGCCTTCCCGGCACGACTCGCTTCCAACCCGGAAGAATCGGCGAGGAGACGTCAATCAAGTTGTCGTAAGCTGCCTCGGCGCGTAAATCCAAGCCGCCGGAGCGAGCCTCGCCGTGGCATACCTGGTTGGTGCAGCCTTTGTTTTCGAATATCGCGCGTTGAATCAGCTCGTAAGTGCTAGAGAAATTGTTCGAGCACTCCTCCGCCCGCGCAAGGCTCGCGCCCGCGAGCCACACACTCGCGAGCAGAGTCAACCCCAGTCCGATCGGTCGTTCCCTCCGCATATTTTCTCCTTGTCAGTTCGGCTGCCGACCTACAGGCGCGACAATTTGTCATAATTGCATCGCACTTCGGATTCAAACAAGAAAGTGGGCCCGCTCGAAAATCCCACCTCAGCCCCCTTTCCTCCCGCCTGAGCGGTCAATTTTCCCGCCCGAAGTGCAAGCCGAGCGCCGCGCCAAACCTGTCCTCCGCAGTTTCCGCGGCACGTATCATCCGCGCATCTTGCCACGCCGGGCTAAAGGGCTGACGAGCTGCTCAAGGGAGAGAGATCGTAGTTGGGGTGAATGATGGGTTCGGCAGGGTGGTCTTCGCGGTTGGTGTTGCGGTCAAAATGCTCCAGCAAGTTCGGGCGGCCGGCGATGCGGTCCACCTGACGGGTCTTCCAGCGAGCGAGGCGTTGCACCCACCGTGTCGCGCGAGCCACTTGCCGCACGTGTTCCTTGACGAAACCGTTGTTCATCAGCCGCCGGATCAGCCACAGCGGGAAACCGTGCACCGCCAGGGTGTACAACACGTCCCAATACAATGCGTCGGGTGCCCGATGCTGCATCAGCGCGCCGCCCCACAAGCGGTAGCCTTTTTCGGCACGGTCCTCGACGTCATCGCGGGTGATGTACCCGTCGCGCAGCGCGCGTTCCGTCAGTTCGACTCCGGGGAAATACGTGAGCGAGAAGAAATTTGCGTAGAACGGCTTGGGTAGGCGCGCGAGCAGCTCGACCGTCGCCCAGCGATCCTCCACCGTTTCGTAGGGATTATCCAGAATAAAATCGAGATTGCGCACGATCCCATACTTGGCCAAGAGCCGGCAAGCAGAGACGATGGTTTCGTCCGACGTTTCTCGTTCGTAACAATCACGGCGGATGCGCTCGGAGCCCGATTGGATCCCCATCGTCGTGCACCACAATCCGGCCGCGCGCATCAGCCGAACCTTCTGTTCGTCCACCATCCCGGGAAAGGAAAAAAATCACGAACGGAAGACCAATTTCCGCCTTGTAGCGCTCGCAAAACTCTTCCAGCCACGGGCGCGGCGGCGCGAAAATGTCGTCGCTAAAGGCGACGGCCCGCAAGTGCCGGCGTTGAGCCTTGGCCATGCGCAGCTCGGCCAACACATGCTCCACACCGCGCCGCCGCAAGTACGTTCCCAACCCTTGTGCGGCCGGCCGGGTAAAGTTGTGGATGCAAAACGTGCACTGAAAGGGGCAGCCCCGCACCGCCATGATGTCGTAACTCACGGCGGCCTCGTCCCAGCGCGCCACATCCCGCCACCGCCCATTGCCGAGATAGTACTTGTTAGCGGGCGATAGGTCGGGCAGCGGTAAGACGTCGAGATTAGGAATCAGCGGCCAGGGAGGGTTTTTCACGCTGGTGTCGCCGCGGCGAACCCAACACCCGCGCAAATCGCTCCAATCCTCCCCCCGGCCCAAGCGATCGGTTAGATCCGCGAGGACATATTCACCCTCTCCGCGGCACACGATGTCGGCATACTGGAGACAATCTTCGCTGCAGGTTTGGGCATGGATTCCGCCCCAAATAACGACCGGCTTCGCCGCCGCCTTGATTCGTTGCGTCAAGCGTGCGGCAAGCTGGAAATAGGTGGACCACACGCTGACCGCTAGCAGGTCCGGTTGCAGGCGCGTCACCAAATCCACCACCATGTCCTCTTCTGCGGGCGATGGCGGCACGTAGGTGAAGTAGTTCTTGAAGTAGACCGAATGCACTTCGTGGCCGCGTTGTCGGAGTAGCGCGTGAAAGATCCGCAGGGCGTGCGACTCGTAGTTGTAAAAGGTCAGCAGCACCACGCGCAGCGGCCGCCCTCGGGCTGGGGCTGCCAAGTCGATCGGCAAGGGTTCGGCCGGGCCCATGGAACTGCTGGGTACCACAGGAACGTCGGGTTTGCCAAGAAAGGATTTCCCTCTCTCCCTCAGATCGCCCACGGCTCTTACCGGAAACTTGCCTCCCTCTCTCCCACCGGGTGTCCATTTCCAGGGTCCCGCACTCCACCCTCTCCCTCTGGGAGAGGGTGGCCCGTAGGGCCGGGTGAGGGTGGCCCGTAGGGCCGGGAAAGGGCGGCGCGCAGTGCGGGACGCGCGCTACCACCGACCGATGCTATTCTACTCGCCACACACGACGCCGTACGCGTAGGGGTTCGGTGCGGTCGTCTCCTTCTCCCGCTTGATCACCTCTTGGAGCGCGGCAAACAAAGCCTCCGCGCGCACTGGTTTGGCAAGGTAGGCGTCCGCTCCCGCGGCGAGACAGCGATCGCGATCTTCCGCCCAAGCGTCGGCTGTCAACACAACGATCGGCACTCGCTCCGCCCGACGAGCATAGGCCGATCCGTTTGCTTCGCGGTGGCGAACGATTCTCGTCAGTTCGATGCCGCCGAGCTTGGGCATCTGCAGGTCGACGAGCAAAACATCGAAGCGATCGGTTTCCAACACGGTAAGCGCGGCTTCACCATCCCCGGCAACGACAACCTCGTGGCCCTCTTTTTCCAACAAGCGCCGCAGAACCAACTGATTGACCGGGTGGTCTTCCACCACCAGCACTCGCCAAGTGGACGATTTGTCGCCGCCGCGTTCGAGCGTGGAAGTAGCCGGAGCCGATTCCCCTGTACGAGGGCTCTCCGCGTCTGCGGGCAACGCCGGCAGCGCGACGTGGAAGGCGCTGCCTTGACCCACTGTGCTCTCGGCCCACACTCGTCCGCCCATGGCCTCTGCAAATCGGCGCACGATCGCGAGGCCGAGCCCGGTTCCCCCGCCTCGTCGGCCCGTCTCCGTTTGGCAAAAGGGCTCGAAGATGCGCTGCAAATCTTCCGGTGCGATGCCGGGGCCGGTGTCGCGCACGACAATGTGCAAATGGGTGGACCCTTCAGCTTCGCTTCCCCAGCGGGCTTCGAGACGCACGCTTCCTCGGCTCGTAAACTTGACGGCATTACCTACCAGGTTCACGAGCACCTGCCGCAACGCCTTCGCGTCTATGTGGATCATCGCCGGCACGGAGGCGTCGATATCCAAGACCAGTGCAACCCCTTTCTGGCTCGCACGCGCGCGGAACATGCGGCAAACGTCCTCGAACGTGTCGCGACAGCGCACCGTACTCGGACGCAGCTCCAGCCTCCCGGACTCGATGCGCGAAAGCTCGAGCAAGTCGGTCAGTAAAACCAACAGGGCTTCTCCCGACGCCATCGCCGTGTCCACGTACTCCTTCTGCTCGGCAGTCAGCTCGGTCTTTTGGAGCAAGCTCAACATGCCCAACACGCCGGTGAGAGGGGTGCGAATTTCGTGGCTCATGCTGGCGAGGAACACTGTCTTCGCGCGCGTGGCCGCTTCGGCAACTTCCTTGGCGCGGAGGAGGTCGCTCTCGAGGCGCTTGCGCTCGGTCACATCGTCAATGAGCGACACGAAATGCACCGGCAGTCCGAACGAGTCGCGCACTAAGCCCACGTGCAGGCGCGCGAACACCAATTGCCCGTCTCGCCGCACGTAGCGCTTCTCCATCACGTAAGTGTCTCGCTTGCCCTCCAGGCACTCGGCCACCAGCGCGAGGTCCGGCCCCAAGTCATCTGGATACGTGAGCGACTGAAAATCCCTTTGGAGCAACTCTTCTTCCGAATACGCAAGCATTTGGCATAACGCAGAGTTGACGCGCAAAAAGCGGCCGTCCGGAGCGACGAGCGCGATCCCGATGGGGGCGCGTTCGAAGGTGCTGCGAAAGCGGGCCTCGCTTTGCCGGAGCTCCTCCACGATCTTTACCCGGTCGGTAATGTCGCGAAACACGAAGTGGAACCCTTCGACGAGGTTTCCTCGTTTTTGGAGCTGTGCGGTTTGACTGAACCACTTTCGCTCTCCGCGAGCCGTCACCAAGGGAACCTCGCGGAAAGTCTGCGGTATTCGGTCGCGGTACTGTTGCGCGTAGTACGACTTGACATCTTCGCGTGCAGCGGGTGCTACCAAGTCGAGAAAAGAACGTTGCAAGAGAAGCTCTCTCGTCGTGCCCAACAGGTCGGCCGCAGCGGCGTTGGCAAACAAGATCCGGCCATTGATGTCCGTGCGCAAGATTCCCTCGGCAGCGTTTTCCACCAGCTCGCGGTACGAGGCACTGACTTCCTCCGCTTGCTCCGCCCTCTGGATGGCTTCCCAGTGTACCTGCTCGACGTCGCGGGCCACGCGCAGGGAAACGCCCAAGGCCACCACGACTGCCACGCCCCATGGGCTAGCGAGCTCTGATAGGGAACTCCCAGTGGAGTGCAGCAAGGCAGCAAAAATTAGGAACGTCGCGATCACGAGCGTGCCCTGAGGTTTGAGTCCCCAAGGAACGACGGCTGGCAAGACCAAGGGAAACGTTGCGAACACAAGGACAGCCAAACTGATGTCGTTCTCCATCCACGCGCCCAAGCCGACGCCAGCAACCACACACAGGGCAACAAAAAGGCCCACGGCCACCGCCTTGGTTCGCGCGAACTGGTGGCGCAGCAACTCTGCTTCGGCAAGAAGCAGACCAGCCAAGGCAAGCATGATCCCGAGGGAAACGGAGGGGGACGAGTCTCTCCCCGCCAGGGCATCCAAACCGCCGATAACCAGAAACGCGATCGCAGCTAAGGGAGCGGCCTGCTGGATGCGCCTCGCGATCGACTCCCTGTGCCCGAGGCGCACTTTTGCCGCCACATCGGGCGCGAGCTTCTGCGCCGGACCGGCAACCGCAAAAGGAAACATAATACAACCCTCCAGCAAACCGGATACCACGTATCGGCGGGCGAGGCGGCAAGCCGAATCGCCCCCCGCCGCCTCCGAACGCGCGTCAATTGCCGAGAAACCCTGGGCTGTTGTTACAACGCCGCCGCCATTTCCGTCCGGGAGCAGCGCCTCGGGCGACCACAAGGGTCGCCCTACAACGTCCAGGGAGGGGCCGGCCGCAGGCCGGGTGAGGGCGCGATGAAACGGCTAGCGGCCAACAGTGACCAGCGAGCGGCGAGCGATAAGGGGTGAGGGGCGAGTCGGGAGTGGCGAATAGCGGATGGCGCGGAGGCCATAGGGGGGCGTGCCGTGGCCCATCACCTATTCTGGGGGAAGGGACGATCGTGCAGTGTCGGGGTGCACGGCGGTGCGCCCCGACAACGTTCAGGGAGAAGTCGGCCGCAGGCCGGGCCTGCCCGTTCACGCTGCAGGGCAACCAAAGAGGGCGTGGGAGACGGCCAGCAGCAGCTCGTCAATGGTGACCGTACCGTCGCCATCGCGGTCTATCGTCTCGCAGGCAGCGAGACTCCCTTCCCCCAACGCCGCGCGCACACCGAGGACGATTTCCTCGACCGTGACCACTCCGTCTCGGTTGCAATCGCCTGGGCATGCAGCCGGCGGGGCCCCAGCCACTTCCACCACCATTTCGCGCGGCCAGCCGAGATTGCCCGCTTGGTCGCGCAGCCGCACCTTGACGAGTGTTTGCCCCGGGCGAAATGCCGATGGAGTCGCGATGACCGCGCAGAACTGCACCGTGCTGCGGGGCGACACGAAGTGGTCGGTTCCATCGGGGAACGACGTACAAGCATAGTCCGGTTCGTCGCGACCCAAGGGCTGCAACGTCCCGTCATCCACACGGCAACCGAAATCGTTGACGGCCCGTACGACGCTGGCCAAATCTACAAACTCCAGGTTCGGAGTTGCAGGCACGCCGCCCAGCACCGGTGGAGTGTGATCGCACAGCGCGGGGTTCCCATCGCCGAGCGGTCGGGAGAACAACACCTGCAGATCGGGCCAGCCATCTGCGCCAAACGCCCTCAAGCCCACGGGCACGCCGCTGCGACCCGGCTGCCCCTCGGCGACGAAGAAAAAGCCCGCACCACCGGGGACCCGATACACGGGACGGCCTTCGGCATCGTACGCGTCGGGCAACAGCGGCCGTCCGTCCGCACGGGCCAAACCCAAATACGTCACCTCGGGCCCGGAGGGGCAAGCCGGCGCGTCGAAGGCAATCCAGTAGGGCTGATCGTCTGGCTTTCCGCAACTGCTGACGAGAAGCGTGTACTGCCCCGTCACTGGAGCGCGCAATGCCACCCTTCCACCGCAAGAATCTGCGCGCCCGAGCGCTCTGCCATCCGGCGTGTACAAACGCAGGCGGATTCTTTGCTCGCCGTTGCGCGGCAGGCCTTGGCCGGCCCATATGGCAATGTCGTCGCCGGCACGTGCCAAGAACGTGTACGCGTGCGTTTGCCCGGGTGTGGAGAAACGGCGCACGAACGGTACCGTCCCACACGGAAGCGGCTTCCCGCAGTTCGCAGCGCCTGCGGACACCACCGATGCGGTAAGCACGAAGCGACCCGCGTCGCGACCGAAGCAGTCGGATACTTCGACCTCCAAATCTTCGGATCGCCGGGCGTCAGCCATGACGGATCCACTGCATGTCGTCCCATGATCCACCTTGAGTTTGAGCAAATCCAGTGTGCCGGAAATATCGAGGACGTCCACGACAACCTTGGCGCTCGCAGGCAGCCCGACCAGCACGTACTGGCGTTCTTCCTGCCGGCCTCCGCCGAGGGTACCGACCACGGGCTGGCCGCACTGGATGACTTCGGCGCTGTCATCTGCACGGGCAGCGCCCGAACCACCCACCCAACCGGCACTCACACAAAAGCAAGTGACGGCTACCCACATGCCCGCGCGGGCAAGCGGCGCAGTACGAACGAACGATGCGAGCGAGCTCAACGAAATGCGTCCTGTTCCACCCATCCTTCGGTGCCGTTGGGTAACGACACCCGATACCACTCGCGTTCTTCCGTTCCAATCGTCACCTCGTCGCCTCGCCGGAGCGTAGCCAGCACCTCCGCAGCCGGATGGGGTTCGCGCCGCACCGGTGCGCTCGATGCCGCCACGCGCACCACCTTCTCCAGCGGCACCGAGCGCGTGGTGCGGTCCGCCCCGCCCAACACGGTCCAATCGCGGACTTGTACGGCGATCGCCAACACTGCCCCGGCTGCAAGTGCGAGCGGCCAAAAGCCAGAAGAGGTCAGCCGGCGAGCGCGTTGCGGCTCCGACGCCGCCCACGCGCTGCCGGCCGCCGTAGCAGCCACACGGTGGGGGGGGGCTGCTACCTTCTCCGCGAGTTGCGGTGGTACCGCAACATCGCAACCACGCTCCATCTCTACGATACGGCGCTGTGCCAATGCAAGAGCCCACAAGCACGCATCGCAAATTTCTAGATGAGCCTCGACGGCCGCCGCAGTCGCGGCATGGGCGAAGTTCAATGCGTATTCGAGAAGGGTTTCTTCGGCCGGGCATTCGTTCTTGCGCATAGTTTCCATGGCTCACGCTCCGCGGTGTTTGTCGTGCGGCAACTGCTCGACCGCGCCGAGATACCGCGCGACCTCTTTGCGCACCCGCAAAATTTGCGAGGCGATATTGCCTACCGTTGTTCCGAGCAAACGGGCAATTTCCTTGTACGGTGCGGTCACCTTGCGACCGCGCAACTGTTGCACGAGGCGTTGGCGTTGCTGCTCGCGCCAACAAAGCTTGCGCTCGAGCTCGCTCCGCTCGGCCGCGATTTTGCGGGCCGACGGCGAACCCTCGTGCACCGCGGAACTATCGGCTTCGAGGCGGGCCAAGCGGCGCCGGTACAAGCGGATCCAACCCTGTACCGCTTCGAGCTGATCCTCGAGCCGCCGCAAGTTGGACTCGCGCTCGCGCACCAGCGAGCGCAGACGTTCGATTTCTCCCACCACTTCGGCCAACTTCTTTCCGCTTGCCCTGGCCAGATGCCGCAGTTCTGCGGGCGAAAACTCGGCATCTTCTACATGCAGCAGTTTGAGCACAACCGCCTTTTCCAACGGCAACCGCGCCAGCGCCTCCTCCCACGAAGTCGAGCCGGAGACGGAATGAGCCGGTTCTCGTTTGACAGAGGCTTCCCAGCCCGGCTGCTGGTCGGCCAGGGCTTCGAGAGACACGGTTTCCAGCACGCGCTCTTGCCGCTTCCATTCCAGAACCAAATGATCCAGCGCAAAGGCCACGAGGTAGCTGCGCAGCGGCACTCGACCCTCGTAGGTGCGCAAACGACGGAACAAGCGCCCCTCGTCGAACGCGAACACGTAAAAATCGCCAGCGTCCTCCGGAGGCACGCGATAGGCCCGCATGGGGAAGTTGTAGATCAGTTCGCCAAACTGTTCTTGAAACTGCCGAATGGCACTCGCATCGCCCCCTAGGCAACGTTGCACCAACTCGCGTTCCTCGGCGGAAACTGTTCGCTCGGCCATCCCTCTCCCACCGTCTAGCCGCCGAGGCCTCCCGGGCAAAGCCGCAGATGTGGGGCAGCGCCACGCACTCCACTGTTCGCGTTGCAACTGGGCGTTTTGCGTGCTTAGCACGGGGCTCCCTCGCTGGCCTTCTTCAGATCTGGCAGGACAGTAGGATGCGGGAAAATTCGTTTTTATTGCCGCAGCGTGCACGGCCAGTGCAACATTCCGTTGTTTTTTCTCGCCCCACCCGATTGTTTGCATTCTGCGCGGGCAACCCGGCCGGCAGAGAAATCCCAGCGTATGCCCACCGGTGCGTTACGGGGCTCACGGCATTGGTGACCTTGCTGATTTGGCTCGTTTGGCACGGTTCCGTGTGTCCGGCCGTTGGGGCTGTTGCGTGGGCCCAAAGTCCGGCGGATGCGCGTGCGCGCCTGTGGGTGCTGGCGGTGGGGGTGAGCCAGTATGCGCAACCGGCGTTGCGGCTGCGCTTTGCTGCCGGCGATGCGCGCGCGCTGGCCGGAGCGCTCGAAAAGCAAGCTGGCGGAGCCTTGTACGAATCGGTGCACACGCGGGTGTTGGTGGACGAACAAGTCACCCGCGAGGCGATTTTGGAGGGCATGATCCGGTTTCTCGGACAGGCGCGGCCGAACGATGTTGCCGTACTGTTTCTCGCTGGGCACGGCGTGCAAGATCGTTCTACCGGCAGCTATTATTTTTTGCCTGCACCTGCCACCACGGCAAACTACGTGAGCGCTGGTTTGCGGATGACCGACCTCGACGAAACCCTGCGCTTGGTTCGGCGGAGTGCGCGCGGCGTGGTGGTGATGCTGGACACTTGCCACTCTGGCGCCTTGCGGCTGGCCAGCTCCCACTTGGAAGCGCTCGACGATCCGGCAGCGCGCTTGAACGCTGGCGAGGGATTTTTCTTGCTCGCCGCGAGCAAGCCCGGCGAGGAGTCGGAGGAGCGCTCCGATCTCGGCCACGGCGCCTTCACGTACAGCATCCTGCAAGGGCTTTCTGGAGAAGCGGATGCGGACCGCGATGGAACCATCTTGGTCACCGAGCTCTTCGGTTATGTCGCTCGTACCGTGGCCAGCCTGACGGCCGAACGACAGCACCCCTACTACAAGGTCGAAGGCACGGACTTCAGTTTCGTGGCTGTCCCAAAGGGATCGCGCCCCGCGGTAGCTCCCGCCCCGATTCCCCCGCCTGCAACAGACCGCCCATTGGAGGCCGACGCACTCGCCGGCAATTCCGTGGCTGTGATGGCCTTTAAAAATTTGCGTTCGGACCCGGAGCACGACTGGGTCGGCATTGCCCTGCGCACGGCCTTCAATACCGAGCTGAGCAAGGTCAAAGCCTTGCACGTATATGCGCCAGAACTCGTCGACCGTTCTGTGGCGCAGCGCGGCGATTTGCTCGCCGCTGCCCGTCAACTCGGCATTGACCGTTTGATCACCGGCTCCTTCAGCATCGTGGGCAAAGAGATTCGCATTGACGCGCACATCGTGTATAGCCGCACGGGCCTGCA
This sequence is a window from Candidatus Binatia bacterium. Protein-coding genes within it:
- a CDS encoding hypothetical protein (possible pseudo, frameshifted), with protein sequence MGPAEPLPIDLAAPARGRPLRVVLLTFYNYESHALRIFHALLRQRGHEVHSVYFKNYFTYVPPSPAEEDMVVDLVTRLQPDLLAVSVWSTYFQLAARLTQRIKAAAKPVVIWGGIHAQTCSEDCLQYADIVCRGEGEYVLADLTDRLGRGEDWSDLRGCWVRRGDTSVKNPPWPLIPNLDVLPLPDLSPANKYYLGNGRWRDVARWDEAAVSYDIMAVRGCPFQCTFCIHNFTRPAAQGLGTYLRRRGVEHVLAELRMAKAQRRHLRAVAFSDDIFAPPRPWLEEFCERYKAEIGLPFVIFFLSRDGGRTEGSADARGRIVVHDDGDPIGLRAHPP
- a CDS encoding DNA-directed RNA polymerase sigma-70 factor, producing the protein MLSTQNAQLQREQWSAWRCPTSAALPGRPRRLDGGRGMAERTVSAEERELVQRCLGGDASAIRQFQEQFGELIYNFPMRAYRVPPEDAGDFYVFAFDEGRLFRRLRTYEGRVPLRSYLVAFALDHLVLEWKRQERVLETVSLEALADQQPGWEASVKREPAHSVSGSTSWEEALARLPLEKAVVLKLLHVEDAEFSPAELRHLARASGKKLAEVVGEIERLRSLVRERESNLRRLEDQLEAVQGWIRLYRRRLARLEADSSAVHEGSPSARKIAAERSELERKLCWREQQRQRLVQQLRGRKVTAPYKEIARLLGTTVGNIASQILRVRKEVARYLGAVEQLPHDKHRGA